Proteins encoded in a region of the Sphingomonas jaspsi DSM 18422 genome:
- a CDS encoding CaiB/BaiF CoA transferase family protein translates to MTKPLAGIRVLDLSRVLAGPWATQLLADLGAEVIKVEKPGVGDDTRHWGPPWHEHDGEKVAAYFLAANRGKRSVAIDFGTEEGAALVRKMAADADVVVENFKVGGLKKFGLDAESLRAAHPRLIYASITGFGQDGPYAPRAGYDYIIQGMGGLMSLTGLPDGEPGGGPMRVGVAVADLFTGMYTANAILAALVRRAETGEGATIDMALFDTQLAMLANQASNALVSGKDPVRQGVGHPNIVPYQPFQAEDQPIIIAVGNDSQFAKLAKIVGRPHWAEDERYATNAARVAHRDELVPKIAAIIASEPASFWLDRLEEGGIPAGPINTISQALADPQAVHRGAKLKAGGGALGDVPMVGCPIRLDGKRIDAPLPPPALGEHGDILSEWIGGDELDALRAKGIVG, encoded by the coding sequence ATGACCAAGCCGCTCGCAGGCATCCGTGTCCTCGACCTCAGCCGCGTGCTGGCGGGTCCTTGGGCAACGCAACTGCTCGCCGACCTGGGCGCCGAGGTGATCAAGGTCGAAAAGCCCGGGGTAGGGGACGACACCCGCCATTGGGGTCCGCCGTGGCACGAGCATGATGGGGAAAAGGTCGCGGCCTATTTCCTCGCCGCCAACCGCGGCAAGCGCTCGGTCGCCATCGATTTCGGGACGGAGGAAGGCGCGGCGTTGGTCCGGAAAATGGCAGCCGATGCCGACGTCGTGGTGGAGAATTTCAAGGTCGGTGGGCTCAAGAAGTTCGGCCTCGACGCGGAAAGCCTTCGCGCCGCGCATCCGCGCCTGATCTATGCATCGATTACCGGCTTCGGGCAGGACGGCCCTTATGCTCCGCGCGCGGGTTACGACTATATCATCCAGGGCATGGGCGGGCTGATGAGCCTCACCGGCCTGCCCGATGGCGAGCCGGGCGGCGGGCCGATGCGGGTCGGGGTCGCGGTCGCTGACCTGTTCACCGGCATGTACACCGCCAACGCCATCCTCGCCGCGCTGGTGCGCCGCGCGGAGACGGGCGAGGGCGCGACGATCGACATGGCGCTGTTCGATACGCAGCTGGCGATGCTCGCCAACCAGGCCTCGAACGCGCTGGTCAGCGGCAAGGACCCGGTGCGCCAGGGCGTCGGCCACCCCAACATCGTGCCTTACCAGCCCTTTCAAGCCGAGGATCAGCCGATCATCATTGCCGTCGGCAATGACAGCCAATTCGCCAAGTTGGCCAAGATCGTCGGCCGTCCGCACTGGGCCGAGGACGAACGCTATGCTACCAACGCCGCGCGCGTCGCGCATCGCGACGAACTGGTGCCCAAGATCGCCGCGATCATCGCCAGCGAACCGGCCAGCTTCTGGCTCGACCGGCTGGAGGAGGGCGGCATTCCCGCCGGGCCGATCAACACGATTTCGCAGGCGCTGGCCGACCCGCAGGCGGTTCACCGCGGTGCGAAGCTCAAGGCCGGCGGCGGCGCATTGGGCGATGTGCCGATGGTCGGCTGCCCGATCCGCCTCGACGGGAAGCGCATCGACGCGCCCTTGCCGCCGCCCGCACTGGGCGAACATGGCGACATCCTGTCGGAATGGATCGGCGGCGACGAACTCGACGCGCTGCGCGCCAAGGGGATCGTCGGCTAG